In the genome of candidate division KSB1 bacterium, one region contains:
- a CDS encoding cystathionine beta-synthase — translation MKRVYRNISEAVGNTPLVRLNRVTAGIKAAVYAKVEYLNPGGSIKDRIAFAMIDDAEKSGRLKPGGTIVEATSGNTGAGLALAAAIKGYRAIFTMPDKMSQEKVRMLKAYGAEVIICPTAVPHDSPESYHSVAEKLVKETPNAILANQYFNPENPAAHYRTTGPEIWEQTDGKIDYFVCGVGTGGTISGAAKYLKEKKSTIKVIGADPAGSALREHFYTRQLIQSQPYKVEGIGQEIIPGTLHWEYVDEVYTVGDKESFLMARRLAREEGLLVGGSSGSAAHVALKVAHALPADKVVVVILPDTGKYYLSKFYSDEWMKENRFLDIERALVHNLLSAKHKGLPALVAISPSETVREALKIMETNNISQLPVIEDGKSIGSLEESTLMGRILENASLIDQQVRVVMEPSFPIIQHDDTLEHTKYLLARRYPAILVQEHGHLVGIITKSDLIDFMA, via the coding sequence ATGAAACGCGTTTATCGTAATATTTCCGAAGCCGTCGGCAACACCCCGCTGGTGCGTCTGAATCGCGTCACCGCCGGCATCAAAGCCGCGGTTTATGCAAAAGTGGAATATCTCAACCCCGGCGGCAGCATTAAGGATCGTATTGCCTTTGCAATGATTGATGACGCCGAAAAATCGGGACGGCTCAAGCCTGGCGGCACCATCGTCGAAGCCACCAGCGGCAACACCGGCGCCGGCCTGGCCCTGGCCGCGGCGATCAAGGGCTATCGGGCGATTTTTACCATGCCCGATAAAATGAGCCAGGAAAAAGTGCGCATGCTTAAAGCCTACGGCGCGGAGGTGATCATCTGCCCGACCGCCGTGCCGCACGACTCGCCGGAAAGTTATCACAGCGTCGCCGAGAAATTGGTGAAAGAAACGCCCAACGCCATTCTCGCCAATCAGTATTTCAATCCGGAAAACCCGGCGGCGCACTATCGCACCACCGGCCCGGAAATTTGGGAACAAACCGACGGCAAAATTGATTATTTCGTCTGCGGCGTCGGCACTGGCGGCACGATTTCCGGTGCCGCCAAATATCTCAAAGAAAAAAAATCCACCATCAAAGTCATCGGCGCCGACCCCGCCGGCTCCGCCTTGCGCGAGCATTTTTACACCCGCCAGCTGATTCAGAGCCAGCCCTACAAGGTCGAAGGCATCGGCCAGGAAATCATTCCTGGCACGCTGCATTGGGAATACGTCGACGAAGTTTATACCGTTGGCGACAAGGAATCTTTTTTGATGGCACGGCGGCTCGCTCGGGAAGAAGGCCTGCTTGTCGGCGGCTCCTCCGGCAGCGCGGCGCATGTCGCGTTGAAAGTGGCCCACGCGCTGCCCGCGGATAAAGTTGTGGTCGTGATTCTGCCCGACACCGGAAAATATTATCTTTCCAAATTCTACTCCGACGAATGGATGAAAGAAAATCGCTTCCTCGACATCGAGCGGGCGCTGGTGCACAACTTGTTGAGCGCCAAACACAAGGGCTTGCCGGCGCTTGTCGCCATATCGCCTTCTGAAACCGTGCGTGAAGCCTTAAAAATAATGGAAACCAACAACATCTCGCAATTGCCGGTTATTGAAGACGGAAAATCAATCGGCAGCCTAGAGGAGAGCACGTTGATGGGGCGGATTTTGGAGAACGCCAGTTTGATCGACCAACAGGTTCGCGTGGTGATGGAGCCGAGTTTTCCGATTATTCAACACGATGACACGCTCGAGCATACCAAATATTTGCTGGCGCGGCGCTATCCCGCCATCCTGGTGCAGGAACACGGTCACTTGGTAGGCATAATTACGAAATCCGATTTGATCGACTTTATGGCCTAA